The window CGTGGATGCGGGACCATCCCGCGTCACATCCAATGACGCTTCTATTTCGTTGGAAATCAAGTGTTTGCAGAGATCTTTCTGCATGTGCCCCAAACCCATAACCCAAAGGAGAACAACATGTTGAAGAAGACCCTCGAATGGACCATCCCGCTGGCGCTGGCCGGGATCATGACCGGCTGCGCAACCTACCGGCCTCCGGCCCAGATCCAGTCGGCGGTGGCCACCGTCAACCGCCACACGCCCGAGTACGTGACCGAGGCCAACAAGGCGCTGCGCGAGGTCGGCCACCCGGATGCCGAGCGCCTGACCGGAGTCGGTCTGCGCCTGCAGAACGCCGTGGACGCCCTTGACCAGTGGGCCAACGGCGCGAACCAGGAGGCAGGCCAATGAAAGAGATTCTTCAGGAGAACAGCGATGCCGTTCGCCAGGCCGGTGAGGCCCTGGTTGAAATCGGCACCGAGCTGGCGGCGGGACGGATCGAGAACGCACTCGGCCGTCTGGAAGCGGCCCAGCAGCAGTACAAAGCCTGGGCGGAGTTGGACCAGGCCATCATCGACATTCAGGAGGCTGTCCACGACAGGAAGAACACTCTGGCCGTGCAGCAGATCCTGACGGAATTGGTGGGCACCATCCTCGGCAGCGCCTTGAGGACGGGAATGCACTGATGGCGGTAACCGACAAGGAGCGCAAACTTGCGGCGACCCTGAGCGATCCCGTGTTGTGGGGGCAAGCCTACCTCTACAACCGGGATGGCTCAGGCCGCGACTACTGGCCGCATCAGGTGGAGGACCTGCGCTGCCCGGCCAAAAACATCATCCACCTCGACGGCCGGGACGTGGGCAAGTCCATCGTGCTCTCGACCGACGCGCTCCATTACGCCTTCACCACCCGGGGCGGCCAAGGCCTCGTCGCGGCTCCGCACCAGGGCCACCTCGATACCATCATCGAGGAGATCGAGTTCCAGCTCGACACCAACCCCGATCTGATGAACAGCATTGCCCTGACCAAGTACGGCAAGCCCAAGATCCACCGCAAACCCTATTTCCGGCTGGAGTTCACCAACGGTTCGGTGCTCTATTTCCGCCCGGCCGGGGCCTATGGCGACGCCTTTCGTTCGTTGCACGTGGGCCGCGTCTGGGTCGATGAAGGAGCCTGGCTGACCGAACGGGCCTGGAAGGCGCTGCGCCAGTGCCTCAAGGTCGGGGGGACGCTACGCATCTACTCAACGCCCAACGGCCTGCGCGACACCACCTATTACCGGCTCACCTCGTCGGATCAGTTCCATGTGTTCCGCTGGCCGTCATGGCTCAACCCCCTGTGGACCGAGGATCGCGAGGCCGAACTGCTGGAGTTCTACGGCGGCCGCGACAGCTCCGGCTGGCAGCACGAGGTGGCCGGTGAACACGGCAAGCCCTCCTATGGGGCCTTCAATGTCGAGCAGTTCAACCTCTGTCGGCAGGATCTGCTGGAGTATCAGAAGATCGTCATCACCGATTCCGAGATGCGCGACTGCGACACCGAGGAAGCGGCCCACGACCGTCTGGAGATGCTGCTCAACCTCACGCCCCGCAGCGGTCAGTTCTGGGTCGGCGGCGACCTGGGCTACACCAACGATCCCACCGAGATCGTTGTATTCCAGGAGATGGAGATCGGCGAGCGGACGTTGCTGAAGATGATCCTGCGCGTTCATCTCGAACACGTTTCCTATCCGCACATCGCCCAGATCATCGCGCTGCTGGAGCGTTACTACACCCCGGCGGGCATCGGTGTGGACAACGGTGGAAACGGTCTGGCGGTGGTTCAGGAATTGCTCACCCTGGACAAGTACAAAGGGCTGGAGCTGGAAGGCAGGCTCAAGGGATACGACTTCGGCGGCATGACCCGGCTGGCGGTGCGGGACGGCAAGGAAATCAAGAAGCGAACCAAGGAGCTGATGACCAGCCTCATCAACGGAGCCCTGCAGCGCAAGCAGCTCATTTTCCCCTCGGACGACCTGGAGGTGGAAGACCAGTTCACCACCCACACCTACACCCTGCGGGACGGCAAGATCATCTATTCCAAGGGCAACGACCACATCATCGACGCGGTGCGCTGCGCCATGCTGATCCGGGAAGAAGGCAACCTCGACCCGGTCGGCGAAGAAGTGGTTTCGCTCAAGCCGGTCCTCACCAATCCGATTTTTATCTGAACCAGACAAATCGCTACCAGTTATTCAGAAGTGGCAACAATACGTCTGAAAAATCGATACGAACCAGCTCTATCGCAAGTTGATGCAAAACCTCTTCACTTAGGAACAAGTGCAGAGGTTTCGCATATTGACCACCCGCCAGACTCATCCTCCGACGCTTTCCACCCCTCTCCGGTAAGTAACCGGCATCGAGCCGGGTTCGGCCCACACGGGCCGGATGTGCGGCTGTCATGGCCGAAACTACCGAGAGGATCACGTGGAAAGCACCGCTCATCAAGACGAACAACCCGAAAGCCTGGACACCACCGGCTTTGTCATCGCGCCGTTGGCCGCTGCGGCCGCGCTCGACTCGGCAGCCTTCAGCAAGGTGAACGCCGCCGAAGCGATTCCGGCCACCTGGGAAGAACGCGCCCGCAAGGCCTGGGAATACTACGTCGAGGAGCCGCTGGTGAAGAACTGCGTCAACTCCTGGCGCACCTTCGCCGTGGGCGACGAGATCAAAATCACCAGCGATGACGAGAACCTAAAGGAGCAGGCCCTGGAGGCCGCCTGGCGGCTGAACGTCTCGCAGTTCATCAAGGACATGGTTCTTCAGCTTCTGGTGAAAGGTGACGCCATCGGCTTCAAGCGCTTCACCAAGTCCGGCCAGGACATCGAGGAGCTAGTCTGTGTCAACCCGGTTTCGGTCAAGGTCAAATACGCCCAGGGCGAACTGATCGAGGCCCGGCAATTTCCCGAGGACACACCCGGCGGCGGCGAATCCATTCCGCTGCCCGTCGAGCAGGTGGTCCACCTTAAATGGGACGCACCGGCCTTCTCGCCCCGGGGCAACTCCCTCGTGCTTCCCGCCTTTCAAGCCATCGAACTGCTGCGCGACTACCGCCGGGCCGAACAGGCCATCGCCAAGCGCTGGGCCACGCCGTTCCGCCTGCTCAAGGTGGGCGGCGCGTTCGGCCAGAAGATGGTGATGCCGGACCAGCGGATGCTCGAACAGGTCCGCGACATGGTCAACAAGATGGACATGAAAAGCGGCCTGGTGGTCCCGTTCTACGTCAGCGTCGAGACCCACGGCACCGACGGACAGGTCCTCAACGTCGAGGACAAGGTCAAGGAGGTGAAGGAAGACATCGTGGTGGCTCTGGGGCTGTCACGCTCGCTGGTGACCGGCGACGGTCCGAATTTCGCCACCGCCTCGGTGAGCATGCAGAAGATGATGGTCATGATCCGCGAGATCAAACAGGCCGCACGCAAGCTCCTCGACTGGGTGTTCGACGACTGGATGGAACTGAACGGCCATGGCGACAAGAGCATCCAGTTCATCTTCAACGACCTCGATCCCAGCGACGCGGTCGATTTCAAAAAGCTCCTCATCGAACTCTACGACCGCAAGCTCATCAGCCGCTCCAGCCTTCAGCTCAAGATGGACCTGGACCCGGACATCGAGGCAGCCAACCGCGAGACCGAACGCAAACAGATCGACCTGATGGACGAGAAGCAGGTGAAGCCGGTGGTGGATATGGTGGTCTCCGGCATCCTCAGCGTGCCTCGCGCCCGGAAGATGCTCGGGATTCCGGCCGAGGATGATGAACCCACGGCGGAGGCGGCATTAGTCTGGTCGGGCGACCTGGAGTCCACCGGCATTGCTGCCGTGTGCGACGAGTGCAGCCACTTCATTGCTGACACCAACCACTGCCGGGTCCACAACAGCGAGCGCACCTTCGACGCCCCGGCCTGTCGTTTCATCGACCGCCGGGAGCCCCGCTGATGCCGTCGGACCTCAAGCAACGCATCCAGGCGGCCACACTGAAGAGTCTGACGGCCCGCAACCGCTACAACGACCAGGTCACGGCCCAGCTCACCCAGGCGCTGAAACAGGCCGAAGACGAGGTCGCCCGCGCCATCCTCCAGTACCGCTCTCTCGGCTCCCTGCCGGACAACAAGCTCGCCGCTCTCAAGGGGCTGGAAAAGCTCCAGCTCGAACTCGACGACACCATGAAGCGGCTCAAACGGGAGCAGACCCTGGTCTTTCGCAAGACGACCAAGGACTCCTTCAAACTCGGCATCCAACAGGGAATTGGAGAGCTCGCCGACGCGGCGCTGCCGTTCTACGCTGACCTGAAGCCCGAGGGCATCGACAAGTTGGCCACCAAGGTGTTCACCATCGTCGACACCAACGCCCTCGACTTCATGGCGCAGTACAACCTCACACTCGCCGGTGACGTCCACCGCGAACTCGCAGACGGCATCAAGCGCACCATCCTGAACGGCGTCGCCACGGGCAAGGGAGCCGACGACATCGTCCGGGACATGGGCAAGGTGATCATCGACAAGGACTCCTTTCGCCAGGCCGGAAGCCGGGTGTTCAGCAAGGCGCAGTACCGCATGGAGATGATCGCCCGCACTGAGGTCCTCCGCGCCCACAACATGGGCAGGCTCAAGTTCCACGAGCGTGTCGGCATCCAGAAACTGGAATGGCTGGCCATGGAGGACGAGCGCATGTGCCCGGTCTGCGGCGGCCTGGACGGCAAGACCTTTCCCATCGACAAGTTCCCCCAGCAACCCGCGCATCCGCACTGCCGCTGCACCAATATCGTGGCGTGGCCGATGACCGTCTGCGGCAGCGAGATGGTCGCCAAGGCCGCAGCCCAGGCATCGCAGGGGGACGCCTGCATTCTCCCGCCCCATGTGCTGGAAGGCATGGCCGACGCCCAGGCCAAGGAGAACGCCAAGCTCAAGAGCGCCTTTGAAAACGGCGACATCGCCGACCTCGGCTCGCTGACGGTTAAACAGCTCCAGACCCTGGCGAAGCAGAACGGCGTGGCCATTGCCCGGACCAAGGCCGATTTCATCAAGCTGCTCGACCTGGCCGAACCCGGGATCGATCACGGTGACCTGGCCGGAGCGGCGCTCAGCGCCAAGCTCAAGGAACACAAGATCGGCCTGCTGCGGACCAAGGAAGAACTGGTCGAGCTGCTCGGACTGAAACAGGCGGAACTCAAACAGGCCAAGCTGCTCGCCGCCCAGATGGCGAAGATCCCTCCCGCCGAGGGGCTGGAGGGCATGACCGCCCAGCAGCTCAAGGAGATGGCGAAGGAGAACGGCATCTCCCTCAACATGACCAAACAGGAGACCATCGAGCTGTTGGACAAGCTGGAACCCGGCGTGGACCACAGCGGCCTGATGGGCAAGGAACTCGCGGCGGCCAAACAGAAGCACGGCATTGGCATCCTCAAGAACAAGCAGCAGCTCGTCGAGGCGCTGCAGAAGAAGGCCGGTGCCGACATGGCCGAGTCGGTCAAGAAAAAGGCGGTCGACGAGGCCAAGCTGAAGCTGATTCTGAAACAGAAAACGGCCCTCGAAGACGCCGCCAAGGCCGTCGTCGTTCCCGACACGCCGAGCAGCTACAAGGATTTCCTCGACGCGATTGCCAAGGCGGAACAGGCGGTTTCCGGCGGCACAGATCTGCCCCAGGAGCTGCTCGCGGCCCACAGCAAGGAAATCGCCCTCAAAAAACAGCTCTTCCAGGATCAGGTCGGCAAACTGAAATCGGCGGAGCTCAAGACGCTCGCCAAGGAGACCAAGGTCCAGTATTGGCAGTGGGCCAACAAAGACGAGCTGACCACGCTCTTCACCGAGACCGATCCCGCGAAAATCAAAGCGGTTCAGGCCAGCATCGACACCAAGCACGCAGCCTGGGCCGAAAAGCATGGCGGCAAAAAGAAAACCGCTCCGGCCAAGCCCGCCACGCCGAAGAAAGAGCCACCGAAACCGGCTCCGCAGCCGATCCCGGTCAAGCCGCCCGAGCCCAAGATCGGCAAGAAAGGCGCGGAGTTCGCCACCGTCGATACCGCGTGGCAGCAGAAGGGTCTGTCTTCGAAATTCAAGAAATCCGGCAAGGCCGCTGTCGGCGGCGCACACGAAAAGGAATTCTGGACCGATGAGAACGGCGACAAATGGCTGTTCAAGCCCATTGGCCGCAAGGACGATGAGTTCATCGCCTTCGGAGAGGAAGCCGCCTACAAGATCGGCCGCCTGATCGACCCCCATTCCATCGAGGTGCACACCATCCAATTGAATGGCCGCACCGGCTCCATCCAGAAATGGCGCACCGATCTGCGGGAAGACTTCGATTTTCGCAACATCCTGCCCCAGGATCTGACCACCATCGAACTGGAGCAGATCCAGCGCGAGCATGTGGTCGACTGGCTGATCGCCAATCACGACGGACATTCCAAGCAGTTCATCCGTGCCCGGGACGGTCGCGTCTACGGAATCGACAAAGGCCAGGCCTTCAAGTTTCTGGGCCAGGACAAGCTCTCGCTCGACTATCACCCCAACGGCGTCTGCGGCGAGGAAGAGCCGTTTTACAACAAGGTCTTCCGGGCGGCCAAGGAAGGGAAGGTACGGGTCGATCCGAACGCGACCCTTCGCTACATCCAGGAAGTCGAAAAGATCGCCGACGAGGATTACCTCGATCTGTTGCGGCCCTACGCCGAGGGACGGTTCGCCAAGGACCCGGCCGGGCTGCGGCATTTCTACGACCTGGCCCTGGAGCGAAAACACAATCTCCGGCGGGACTTCGAGGGCTATTACGCCGATGTGCTGGGGGATCGGGGTTTCCGCTTCGACAAGCTGAGTACCGCCACCGGCAAGAAAAAGCTGCTCTCCGCCGCCGAAGAGACCCTGGTCGAGGAGGCCCGCAAACTCGGCTGGCAGGGCAAGACGCTGCCCTTCGACAGCGGCGACGTGGAGGACCAAAACGCGCTGATCTTCACCGAGAGCTTCAAGGGGAAGAAGCGTACCGTGGTCAAGATGAAGATCCGGCCGGACACCGACCGCCGCATCGACGAGGTGCTGCGCAGGTATGTGCAGACGGCGGCCGGGGAAAAGGGACAACCGCTGGTCGAAGACAGCTTCTATCCGACGATTCTGGACGCCGTCAAAAACGTCAACTTCCACGTGGGCGACGGCAAGTACAACCGGACCAAGATCGACAAGGCCCTGCGCCTGCGCAAGAAACTGGAGACTCTGCAGAAGAGCGCCGACCCCAAGGTCAAGGAGATGGCGGACCACTATCTGAAATGGGTGAAGGAGATTGAGGAGTCCGTCGATTGGGACCGGGCCACCAATGGCGTTTTCGAACAGTATCTGCCCAAGCTCGACGCGCAGAAACCCAAGGAGAAACCGCCGTTCAAGGTGGAGCGCGGCAAGGTGACCCACACCAAGCGCAGGATCGGTTCCGGCACCATCACTGTAGAGGCCGACGACATCGACAATCGGGCGCTGTTCAATCACAACTCCCGCATGCAGGACGGACACCAGTACACCGTCACCTTCGAGGACGGCACCCGGGTCCGCTATCGCCCCTGGTCGGACACCAACCTCTATGCCCAGCGCGGCGAGCTGGAAATGATCCTGGAAGGCGACGCCACCCCCGGACGGGTCGAGGCGATGCTGGAAAAGCTCGAACAGCTCGGCATCGATACCCGGGTGGCCACGGCGGAAAACGCCGAGCAGATGTATCTCGAAAAGCTCGCCTACATCCGCAAGACCGACAAGAGCGCCGACTTCAAACGGCTGCAGAAATCCCTCGACGACCGCAACGCCACCACCACCGAGCGGGTTCAGGCTCTGCGCGGCTATTGGCAAAAGGAACTGGGTGTCCAGGACATCACCCAGCTTTCCGGGTACAACCCGCTGGGCGAATACCAGGCGGGCTTTCTGGACCGCGACGCCAAGGGCGGATACCGGCACCAGTTCCGGTTCGACATCACCGAGGAGGACCTGGAAAAACAGATGAAGGGCTACTCGCTGGTCCACGATCTGACCAACGGCGAGAGCATGTCCGGCTTTATCGACTCGATCATGGAAAACAACGGAGCCATGGTCAGCACGGTCGAGAAGATGCGCATGGGCGTGGCTCCGGGCGGAATGTCCCCGGTGGCCGACATGCAGACCGGTGGTGCGAGCTATTTCTTCACCCGAATCAAGAAGCAACCGGCCAGCGACGCCTCACCGGCCCTCTACTTCAAGAAACAGATGCTGCGGCGCATGGACGCCATCAGCTATGACCATGACGCCTACGGCAAGGTGATCGACGACTACGTGCAGCGCAACCGGGGAGCCAGCATCGATGATTGGAAGCGGTTCTCGCAACGCCATGGCAACGAAACCATCTTCAAATACTCGGTGACGCTGCTGGACAACATCGAGTTCATCGTGGCCAGAAGCGACAACGAACGCCGGGAGATCATCCAGAGTTTCACCCGGCGTGGCATCAAGAAACTGCCCGACGGGCGCAAGGTGGAGGACATCGTCCATACCTCGCAAAGCTGGAGCAAACGCAAACAATGACCATGAAGGACTTTATCGAACAGGAGAAACGGCGGCTGCAGGAATCGCTGCACTGGTTCAACAGCCGGGGCAGCCGCATGGCGGTCAGAGAATCCGGGGATCTCTTTCTGGACACCCTGGTGGACAGCTTCACCGTCACCCGGATCGCCCCCCATTTCGACGCCGCTGGAAACCATCTGCGCACCGATTTCTGGCTGTTGTGGAAGGCGCTCGGTTACGACGAGGGCTTCCAGCACGCCCACACCATCAAGGTGGTGGATGTCCGGGTCGAAGATACCCTGACGGACGAACATGACGACACGGAGGTCGAAGGCTGGCTGATTGTCGATATGACCGACGACCTGGGCCGCATTCACCATGTCGAAATGATCGAGCCGGTCTCGGAGCCCGAACTCGCGGCGGACTGGCAATGCTGGATCGCCTACCGCCAGAAAAACGCCGAAAGATTCCACCGGCTCGACGCCCAGCTTCTGACCGAGCATCTCCGGATCGCGGAGGACTGGTCATGAAACTGCGCTATATGATCGACTCAATAATGGCCGACCGGCAAGCCACCGTGCCGGAATACGTGCCCGTGGGCGTCTGGGTTCAGGGACCGGGTCCCGGTCTGGATGTGGAGATGTACTACCTCGACCGGGGACCGAACGGGCTTGCCGACCGCAAGGATGAGGCTGCCTGGGTGGTCAACCGTCTGGTCGAGGCCGGGGCCACCTCGCTTCCGGCGGATTTTCTCGAATACCACCGGCTGTCCCGCTCTCCCTACGACGGGGTCTTTTCCGAGATCACCGAGACCGGCGAATACCCCTCCCTCGACGCCTGCGGCAAGGCCGTTCTGGCCCGGCTGAATCCCGCCCGCTGAAATTCGCCGTCACCCTCCGACACATCGCCGACGCTTCCGGTAAGTAACCGCAGAACGCTCCCCGCAGGTCGCGGAGAGCACAGCAAACTGACCGGAGACGTTGATGGAACTGTTCGCCACAGACCTGGAAAGGCTGGCGTTTCTACTGGAGGCCGATGCGGCGCTGACTCTTGATCCCGACACGCTCGGGTCCGAGGCCGCCGAACAGTCCGCTCCTGAAGAGCTCCCTCCCGAGAAGCGCCCCAAGTACATCACCAACTACATCGGCAGTAAGCAGAAGCTCGTCGACTGGATCTGGAAGCATACCCCGGAGGGCACTGGCACGGTGCTGGATGCCTTTTCGGGGTCTGCGGTCGTGGCCTACATGTACAAGACCAAGGGCCTCCAGGTCATCGCCAACGACCGGCTCCGCTACTGCCACCACGCCGCCAAGGCGATCATCGAGAACAACTCGGTTCGCCTGAGCGAGGACGAGATCGAGGCGCTCCTGGCCGACAACGCCAAGGCGGGCAGCTTCGTTCAGGACAACTTCAAGGGCATCTTCTTCGCCAAGGGCGTCCATGCGCTGATCGACACCATCCGCGCCAACTGCGACAAGCTCTCCGGCTTCAAGAAAGACATCGCCCTGTTCGGCCTCGGCAAGACCTGCATGAGCGGCAAGGGTGGCTTTGGCCACTTCTCGTCGTCCACCGATTATGGCCGCCGCCAGGACACCCCCGACGAGTTCAAGGATCGCTTGCGCAAGAACCTGCAGCGCATCAACGCCCTGATCTTCGACAACGACAAGGAAAACAAGGCATACCGGCAGGACATCAACGAACTGCTGCCGAAAGCCAAGGCGGATCTGGCCTACTTCGATCCGCCCTACGCCACCGAGTTTTCGACCACCAACTACGAGCGGGCCTACCACTTCGTGGAGGGGCTCATGACCTATTGGGAAGGGCTCGAAATCAAGGCCGACACCAAGGTCAAGTATTACGAGACCGACCACAAGACCGTCACCAAGGCCAACGCCAACGAGTTCTTCCAGACCTTTCTCGGCAACGCCAAGCACATCCCGCACTGGCTGATTTCCTACCGCGATCACGCCTATCCCAACGAGCAGGAGATGAAGCGGATCATCGGCTCCTTCGGCAAGCAGAGCCGGATGAAGTCCAAGGATCACCACTACGCCATCACCTCCAAGCACGGCGAGGCATCCAACGCCAAGGAGCGTCTCTTCGTCTGCGCTCCCGGGGCCAAGGCCAGCGCCGAGCGGGAGGAAAAACCCGTTCCGATGGCCGCCGCCGCGAACTTCCACACCAGCATCCCCGTGGATATCCGGCTGGGCGAAGGCGAACGTCTCGCGACCGAGGCCATGGATGTCGGCTCGGCGGGCGACCCCCAGTTCAGCTTCGTGCTCTGCCGCACCGGGACCAACAAGAACGGCGACCACTTCACCGCCGAGGAGTTGTCCGGTCGGCACATGACGG is drawn from Desulfatitalea tepidiphila and contains these coding sequences:
- a CDS encoding terminase large subunit domain-containing protein; the encoded protein is MAVTDKERKLAATLSDPVLWGQAYLYNRDGSGRDYWPHQVEDLRCPAKNIIHLDGRDVGKSIVLSTDALHYAFTTRGGQGLVAAPHQGHLDTIIEEIEFQLDTNPDLMNSIALTKYGKPKIHRKPYFRLEFTNGSVLYFRPAGAYGDAFRSLHVGRVWVDEGAWLTERAWKALRQCLKVGGTLRIYSTPNGLRDTTYYRLTSSDQFHVFRWPSWLNPLWTEDREAELLEFYGGRDSSGWQHEVAGEHGKPSYGAFNVEQFNLCRQDLLEYQKIVITDSEMRDCDTEEAAHDRLEMLLNLTPRSGQFWVGGDLGYTNDPTEIVVFQEMEIGERTLLKMILRVHLEHVSYPHIAQIIALLERYYTPAGIGVDNGGNGLAVVQELLTLDKYKGLELEGRLKGYDFGGMTRLAVRDGKEIKKRTKELMTSLINGALQRKQLIFPSDDLEVEDQFTTHTYTLRDGKIIYSKGNDHIIDAVRCAMLIREEGNLDPVGEEVVSLKPVLTNPIFI
- a CDS encoding phage portal protein family protein, whose protein sequence is MCGCHGRNYREDHVESTAHQDEQPESLDTTGFVIAPLAAAAALDSAAFSKVNAAEAIPATWEERARKAWEYYVEEPLVKNCVNSWRTFAVGDEIKITSDDENLKEQALEAAWRLNVSQFIKDMVLQLLVKGDAIGFKRFTKSGQDIEELVCVNPVSVKVKYAQGELIEARQFPEDTPGGGESIPLPVEQVVHLKWDAPAFSPRGNSLVLPAFQAIELLRDYRRAEQAIAKRWATPFRLLKVGGAFGQKMVMPDQRMLEQVRDMVNKMDMKSGLVVPFYVSVETHGTDGQVLNVEDKVKEVKEDIVVALGLSRSLVTGDGPNFATASVSMQKMMVMIREIKQAARKLLDWVFDDWMELNGHGDKSIQFIFNDLDPSDAVDFKKLLIELYDRKLISRSSLQLKMDLDPDIEAANRETERKQIDLMDEKQVKPVVDMVVSGILSVPRARKMLGIPAEDDEPTAEAALVWSGDLESTGIAAVCDECSHFIADTNHCRVHNSERTFDAPACRFIDRREPR
- a CDS encoding minor capsid protein yields the protein MPSDLKQRIQAATLKSLTARNRYNDQVTAQLTQALKQAEDEVARAILQYRSLGSLPDNKLAALKGLEKLQLELDDTMKRLKREQTLVFRKTTKDSFKLGIQQGIGELADAALPFYADLKPEGIDKLATKVFTIVDTNALDFMAQYNLTLAGDVHRELADGIKRTILNGVATGKGADDIVRDMGKVIIDKDSFRQAGSRVFSKAQYRMEMIARTEVLRAHNMGRLKFHERVGIQKLEWLAMEDERMCPVCGGLDGKTFPIDKFPQQPAHPHCRCTNIVAWPMTVCGSEMVAKAAAQASQGDACILPPHVLEGMADAQAKENAKLKSAFENGDIADLGSLTVKQLQTLAKQNGVAIARTKADFIKLLDLAEPGIDHGDLAGAALSAKLKEHKIGLLRTKEELVELLGLKQAELKQAKLLAAQMAKIPPAEGLEGMTAQQLKEMAKENGISLNMTKQETIELLDKLEPGVDHSGLMGKELAAAKQKHGIGILKNKQQLVEALQKKAGADMAESVKKKAVDEAKLKLILKQKTALEDAAKAVVVPDTPSSYKDFLDAIAKAEQAVSGGTDLPQELLAAHSKEIALKKQLFQDQVGKLKSAELKTLAKETKVQYWQWANKDELTTLFTETDPAKIKAVQASIDTKHAAWAEKHGGKKKTAPAKPATPKKEPPKPAPQPIPVKPPEPKIGKKGAEFATVDTAWQQKGLSSKFKKSGKAAVGGAHEKEFWTDENGDKWLFKPIGRKDDEFIAFGEEAAYKIGRLIDPHSIEVHTIQLNGRTGSIQKWRTDLREDFDFRNILPQDLTTIELEQIQREHVVDWLIANHDGHSKQFIRARDGRVYGIDKGQAFKFLGQDKLSLDYHPNGVCGEEEPFYNKVFRAAKEGKVRVDPNATLRYIQEVEKIADEDYLDLLRPYAEGRFAKDPAGLRHFYDLALERKHNLRRDFEGYYADVLGDRGFRFDKLSTATGKKKLLSAAEETLVEEARKLGWQGKTLPFDSGDVEDQNALIFTESFKGKKRTVVKMKIRPDTDRRIDEVLRRYVQTAAGEKGQPLVEDSFYPTILDAVKNVNFHVGDGKYNRTKIDKALRLRKKLETLQKSADPKVKEMADHYLKWVKEIEESVDWDRATNGVFEQYLPKLDAQKPKEKPPFKVERGKVTHTKRRIGSGTITVEADDIDNRALFNHNSRMQDGHQYTVTFEDGTRVRYRPWSDTNLYAQRGELEMILEGDATPGRVEAMLEKLEQLGIDTRVATAENAEQMYLEKLAYIRKTDKSADFKRLQKSLDDRNATTTERVQALRGYWQKELGVQDITQLSGYNPLGEYQAGFLDRDAKGGYRHQFRFDITEEDLEKQMKGYSLVHDLTNGESMSGFIDSIMENNGAMVSTVEKMRMGVAPGGMSPVADMQTGGASYFFTRIKKQPASDASPALYFKKQMLRRMDAISYDHDAYGKVIDDYVQRNRGASIDDWKRFSQRHGNETIFKYSVTLLDNIEFIVARSDNERREIIQSFTRRGIKKLPDGRKVEDIVHTSQSWSKRKQ
- a CDS encoding DNA adenine methylase, with protein sequence MELFATDLERLAFLLEADAALTLDPDTLGSEAAEQSAPEELPPEKRPKYITNYIGSKQKLVDWIWKHTPEGTGTVLDAFSGSAVVAYMYKTKGLQVIANDRLRYCHHAAKAIIENNSVRLSEDEIEALLADNAKAGSFVQDNFKGIFFAKGVHALIDTIRANCDKLSGFKKDIALFGLGKTCMSGKGGFGHFSSSTDYGRRQDTPDEFKDRLRKNLQRINALIFDNDKENKAYRQDINELLPKAKADLAYFDPPYATEFSTTNYERAYHFVEGLMTYWEGLEIKADTKVKYYETDHKTVTKANANEFFQTFLGNAKHIPHWLISYRDHAYPNEQEMKRIIGSFGKQSRMKSKDHHYAITSKHGEASNAKERLFVCAPGAKASAEREEKPVPMAAAANFHTSIPVDIRLGEGERLATEAMDVGSAGDPQFSFVLCRTGTNKNGDHFTAEELSGRHMTAVNKKVDLQHSQEFNDIVGGIVAADYLEDDNGGRVECVGELYVHDTPAARLAYKLMKRGIISQVSMECDYQEGECSVCHKRFQNKADYCTHLRKFKGRDVGGQPVFEILHGVTFTGLGLLDRKGADENARILQVASLQSQPDQSQPEGDSTMEDKTKPTDDPAAKTESDAAKKKPAQQEGDPARVTDLEKENRQLKAQVAELQKRVQELEAEQKAAACRSRAKKLLTRLEKQGLSFASDEDREAELKRLAELSDEAFAATEAAYERLPKSAKADKDKEEKPADSDQGGKPAAKASTETPLRSDAGVRPHDVDDRKVSLEDRLRDGFMAAYRNRVGEDSPEHSQINA